Proteins encoded in a region of the Buteo buteo chromosome 11, bButBut1.hap1.1, whole genome shotgun sequence genome:
- the DTX1 gene encoding E3 ubiquitin-protein ligase DTX1 — protein sequence MARQGSGAMLASGGLGFPPQNLARVVVWEWLNEHGRWRPYSAAVCHHIENVLKEDARGSVVLGQVDVQLAPYVIDLQSMHQFRQDTGTMRPVRRNFYDPSSAPGKGIVWEWENDNSSWTPYDMDICITIQNAYEKQHPWLDLSSLGFCYLIYFSSMSQMNRQTQRKRRLRRRMDLAYPLTMGSIPKSQSWPVGASTGTPCSCPQCLLVNSTRAASNAILASQRRKLYPGAVRQSSTFAGAALWPAGTGTAAVAGGTAKGEGLRVPGGAFAPNQNVPGGVPLPGLNNLNQPGTQRGAGLGARATVPPGVPALPVKNLNGTGPVHPALAGMTGILMCAAGLPVCLTRAPKPILHPPPVSKSDIKPVPGINGICRKTKKKHLKKSKTPEDVVRRYIQKVKNPPDEDCTICMERLVTSSGYEGVLSHRGIKPELVGKLGKCGHMYHLLCLLAMYNNGNKDGSLQCPTCKAIYGEKTGTQPPGKMEFHLIPHSLPGYTDSKTIRIVYDIPTGIQGPEHPNPGKKFTARGFPRHCYLPDNEKGRKVLKLLIVAWDRRLIFTIGTSNTTGESDTVVWNEIHHKTEFGSNLTGHGYPDPNYLDNVLAELLAQGVSEATLKD from the exons ATGGCGCGACAAGGTTCGGGGGCCATGCTGGCCTCCGGTGGCCTgggcttccccccccaaaacctggcCCGTGTCGTGGTGTGGGAGTGGCTGAACGAGCACGGGCGCTGGCGGCCCTACTCGGCTGCCGTCTGCCACCACATCGAGAACGTGCTGAAGGAGGACGCCCGTGGCAGCGTGGTGCTGGGCCAGGTCGACGTCCAGCTGGCGCCCTACGTCATCGACCTCCAGTCCATGCACCAGTTCCGGCAGGACACGG GGACCATGCGCCCCGTACGGAGGAACTTCTACGACCCGTCCTCGGCCCCGGGGAAGGGCATCGTGTGGGAGTGGGAGAACGACAACAGCTCCTGGACGCCCTACGACATGGACATCTGCATCACCATCCAGAACGCCTACGAGAAGCAGCACCCCTGGCTGGACCTCTCCTCCCTGGGCTTCTGCTACCTCATCTACTTCAGCAGCATGTCCCAAATGAACCGGCAAACCCAACGCAAGCGCCGGCTCCGGCGTCGCATGGACCTGGCGTATCCCCTCACCATGGGCTCTATCCCCAAGTCGCAGTCGTGGCCGGTGGGCGCCAGCACGGGGAcgccctgctcctgcccgcAGTGCCTGCTGGTCAACAGCACCCGCGCCGCCTCCAACGCCATCCTGGCTTCCCAACGCCGCAAGCTCTACCCGGGTGCCGTCCGCCAGAGCAGCACCTTTGCCGGGGCGGCTCTATGGccggcggggacggggacggcgGCGGTAGCGGGTGGCACGGCCAAGGGCGAGGGGTTGCGGGTGCCCGGCGGGGCGTTTGCCCCCAACCAGAACGTGCCCGGCGGGGTGCCGCTGCCCGGGCTCAACAACCTCAACCAGCCCGGCACGCAGCGGGGGGCCGGACTCGGTGCCCGTGCCACCGTCCCCCCGGG GGTGCCAGCCCTCCCAGTCAAGAACCTGAACGGCACCGGCCCCGTCCATCCCGCCCTCGCAG GGATGACGGGCATCCTCATGTGCGCCGCCGGGCTGCCCGTCTGCCTGACCCGTGCCCCCAAACCCATCCTGCACCCGCCACCCGTCAGCAAGAGTGACATCAAACCTGTGCCTGGCATCAACGGCATCTgcaggaaaaccaaaaagaagCATCTCAAAAAGA GCAAGACCCCTGAGGACGTGGTGCGCCGCTACATCCAGAAGGTGAAGAACCCCCCGGACGAG GATTGCACCATCTGCATGGAGCGTCTGGTCACCTCCTCCGGCTACGAAGGTGTCCTCAGCCACAGGGGCATCAAGCCGGAGCTGGTGGGCAAGCTGGGCAAGTGTGGGCACATGTAccacctcctctgcctcctggcCATGTACAACAACGGCAACAAG GACGGCAGCCTGCAGTGCCCCACCTGTAAGGCCATTTATGGGGAGAAGACGGGCACGCAGCCCCCCGGGAAGATGGAGTTCCACCTCATCCCCCACTCCCTCCCGGGTTACACCGACTCCAAAACCATCCGGATCGTCTACGACATCCCCACCGGCATCCAG GGCCCAGAGCACCCCAATCCCGGCAAGAAATTCACGGCACGTGGCTTCCCACGGCACTGCTACCTGCCCGACAACGAGAAGGGCAGGAAG GTGCTTAAGCTATTGATCGTGGCCTGGGACCGGCGGCTCATCTTCACCATCGGCACCTCCAACACCACGGGGGAGTCGGACACGGTGGTGTGGAACGAGATCCACCACAAGACCGAGTTCGGCTCCAACCTGACGGGCCACGGCTACCCCGACCCCAACTACCTGGACAACGTCCTGGCCGAGCTGCTGGCCCAGGGCGTCTCTGAGGCCACCCTGAAGGACTGA